A stretch of DNA from Lawsonibacter asaccharolyticus:
CAGTCAATCATGGCGTGCACCGCTGCCACGGCGTCTTCCTGGGTGACGGCACCGAACTGCTTTCCACCCAGCGCCCAGGTGCCCAGACATAAAACGGAGATATCCTTGCCGGTGCTGCCGAATTTCTTGTAACGCATCCAAAACGCTTCCTTTCTTTATTCATTAAATCGTTGCATGGACTTTTCGTCACGTTTTTCCGAACACTTCAATCTGGGCCAGATCCTCCTCGGTCAGCCCATAGTCCCGCAGAGCGCTCTCCGGGGTGATATATCCCTCCTCCAGGTCATGGACAATCAGAGCACGATCCCGCTCCAGGGGATTGCCGTAGCCGCCGGCCCCAGGCATCTGACAGCGGAGCACACCGCCGGATTTCAAGGTGGTACCGGATTTCTTGGAGTCAATCACCGCCTCCTGATCCGTTCCGGGATAGATGGTGATGACACCAGGTAGACCGGGCTGGCCGCCGAACAACCCCCAGGGCGGCGTTTTTTGCCGGTCGGCCTTGATGGTAAACTGGCTGTCATGGCCCAGGACCCGGATGTCCTTACTCATGGACAGGCCACCCCGGAACTTGCCGGGCCCGCCGGAATCCGGCACCAGGGTGTACTGCTCTACCATGTAAGGGAACTCAATCTCCATGCTCTCGATGGGGAGGTTGGAGGTGTTGGTCATGTGGACCTGGACACAGCTCAAGCCGTCCTTGTTGAACCGGGCGCCGGAGCCGCCGCCGAAGGTCTCCATATAGACGTAGTACTCGTGGGTCTTGGGGTCCACGCCGCCGAAGTAGACACCGGTGATGGAGCTGTTGCTCCCCGCCAGTACCTTGTGGGGCACCACTTGAGACATGGCGCCGAACACCATGTCGGCCACCCGCTGGGCTGTGTCGCTACGGCCAGCGCAGGCCGCCGGCTCGGTGCAGCCCAGGATACAGCCCGGCCGTGTCTTAATCTGGATGGCCCGATAATAGCCTCCGTTGGCCGGCAGGGTGGGGTCCACAATGCTACGCACGCCATAGTAAACGGCGGCCCGCAAGGCGGACAGGGGGAGATTGATGGCCCCCTTTACCTGGTCCGGATTGTCAGTGAAGTCCAGGGTGATGTCCTGATCCTGAATCTCCACGGTGACAGACAGCTTGATGGGACCGCTACCCACGCCGTCGGAGTCCAGATAGTCGGAGAAGGTGTGCACGCCGTTGGGAATCTCCGCCAGAGCCATGCGGATCTTCCGCTCGGAGTAGTCCAGCAGCTCCTCCATGCAGGCGGTGACAGTAGCGGTGCCGTAGCGGGTGCACACATCCTCCACCCGCTGCACGCCCTTGCGGTTGCAGGCAAACTGGGCGTTCAAGTCTCCCCGGCGGATGTGGTTGACCCGGCAGTTGAGGAGGATGAGGTTGAGGATGTCCTCCACCAGCTCCCCCTTCTGGAAAATCTTCACCGGGGGAATCCGGATGCCCTCGGCGTAGATGGAGTCGGAGTCGGCGGCATTGGAGCCGGGGACTCGGCCACCCACGTCGTTGTGGTGGGCGATGTTGGCAACATAGGCCACTACCTTGTCCTCGTAAAAGACGGGGGAGGCCACGGCGATGTCGGGCAGGTGGGTGCCGCCGCCGTTATAGGGGTCGTTGGCGATAAACATGTCTCCGGGATGGATTTGGTCGGGAGTAAAATTCTTTTTGATCTCTCCAATCAGGCCCAGCAGGGAGCCCAGGTGCATGGGAATATGTTCGGCTTGAGCGATGGTGTGGCCTTCCGCGTCGAACAGCGCGCAGGAGCAGTCCTTGCGCTCCTTGATGTTGGTGGAATATGCGGACTTGACCAGGACTGCGCCCATCTCCTCAGCGATGGACATGAAGGTGTTTCCAATAACCTCCAGCAGGATACCATCAATTTTCACGCCTCGTCGCCTCCTTTCCCGTCGCCAAAGGCATTTACAATCAGATTGCCGTGGATATCCACCTCAAACCAGGTGTTGGGCGGAATGACTGTGGTGGAGTCCATCTGCTCCACAATGCACGGGCCGTCCACACGGGGACAGCGGCCGAATTTGCTTCTGTCATAGACAGGGCAGCGAACCAGACCCGACTCCTCGAAGTAGACATCCCGATGGTCTATCACCGCTCCGGAGGGGGTCTCCATGTGCCCAGTCAGCTCGGCCAGTCGGGGCTTTTGCACCTGACCGATGGCCTCGCTGCGGAAGTTGACAAACTGAACGGGGGCGTTGGGATTGTAATAGCCGTAGTTCATCTCGTGGGCCCGGAAGAAATCTTCCTTCATTCGGTCCAGGTCCGCCTGATCCACCAGACCGGCGGGAATTTCCACCTGGAGCTCGTAGTTCTGTCCCACGTACCGCATCTCGGCCACGTTGTGGAATTGGCGCCGCTGCTCCGGGACGTTTTCCGAGGCCAGCCACCGGCTGCCCTCCTCCATCAGCGGCAGAACCGCCTGGTTAATCTGCTCGGGCGTCGCCTGGTCGTAGGGGATGAGGGCGGTTTTCACATAGCTCTTTTTGATGTCTGCCGTCAGCAGACCCAGGGCGCACAGAGCGCCGGGGGCGGGTGGGATGAGCACCGTGTGGATGCCCATCTCCTGGGCCAGGTGGACGGCGTGGAGGGGACCGGCGCCGCCGTAGGCCACCAGGGTGAAATCGGAGGGGTTGTGGCCTTTTTCCACGGTAATCACACGGATGGCCCGGGCCATGTTGGAGTTGACGACGCTGATGACGCCCTGGGCCGCTGCCTCCACGGAGAGTCCCATAGGGTCTGCAATCTGCTTTTTCATGGCCGCCCGGGACAGTTGGGCGTCGATTTTCAGCCGGCCGCCCAGTACGTAGTGGGGATTGATCCGCCCCAGCACCAGATTGGCGTCGGTGACCACGGGTTGTTCATTGCCCAAGTTATAGGCTACCGGCCCGGGATTGGCGCCCGCGCTCTCTGGCCCCACCTTCAGTGCGCCCGCGTTGTCGATGTGGGCGATGGAGCCGCCGCCGGCGCCTACCGCGTGGACATCGATCATGGGCACACCGGAGGGCAGGCCACACACCTTGCGCTTGGTAGTGTATTCCGCAATTCCATCCTTTACCAGCGAGACATCGGTACTGGTTCCCCCCATATCATAGGTGATGATGTCCAGGAAACCAGCCGCCTTGGCAACGTAAACGGCGCCCATAACCCCCGCGCTGGGGCCGGACAGGGCCGTCTGGACAGGGGTCTGAATGGTGGAGGAGATGGACATGACGCCGCCGTTGGACTGGGTGATGTAGGGCTCCACCCTGACACCCACCTGGCGGATGCGATCCTGCAGGTGGTGGATGTACATTTTCATCCGGGGGCCCAGATAGGAGTTGATCACCGTGGTGCTGAGACGTTCAAACTCCCGAAACTCCGGAAGAATGGTGGAGGAGACGGAGCAATAGACCTCGGGCCAGGTCTCCTTGATGCACTGCTCTACAATTCGCTCGTTTTCCGGGTTCAGGAAGGAGAACAGGAAGCATACCGCCAGCGACTCCACACCCTTTTCCTTCAGCTGGCTGAGTACCCGCAGCACCTCGTCCCGATTTACCTTCCGGAGGATGGTGCCGTCGGCCATGGTACGTTCGTCCACCTCCCGGCGAAGCGCGCGGCGCACCAGGGTCTCCGGTTTGTCCTCCATAATATCATACAGGGAGGGGCGTGTCTGACGGCCGATTTCCAGCAGGTCCCGGAAGCCCTTTGTAGTGATCAGAGCGGTCTTCGCGCCCTTGCGCTCAATAATCATGTTGGTTGCAACCGTGGTGCCGTGGCCAAAATACTCCAGCTGCTCCACCGGGACCCCGTAGAGCGCCAGAGTTTCTTTTGTCCCGTTTGCAATTGCTTCTGACTGGTCATGCAAAGTGGAGGAAAGCTTATAGGTGTAGTAGGCTCCTGTTTCTGAGTTCAGCAACGTGACATCGGTAAAGGTACCACCTACGTCAATACCGATTCGATACATTGGCTCACACTCCTTTGACCGTTTAAAATTATATGATTCGTCTGAATATATACATACAATACCGATCTATGCTTACAGTATACACCACGAGTTTTGCACATGTCAATATATTTGATTTGGATATCAAACAATAAATTAAACAAAATAACCAAAACAAAACTGGTTATATTGCTGTATTGAATGCGAAAATGTACTATGATATACTTTTTTCGCTGAGCAATATCCTATAACGCAGAACCTCTTAAAGGAAAAAACAGGGGGGAATACGCTGCGCCAGGGTGCCTGATCTGCAAAATGTATGAGATGAAATATTTTTTTACCTAGCGAATACTGCTGTATGGGGGTTTCTTTATGGGCAAAAAAATAAAAAATCGCAGCGAGCTTCTTTCACACGGACACCGGCATTCCCGGCAGACAGTTCTTGATATTACTGACGCCGCGCTGGAAGAACTGGATGCCTACGGGCGGATTCGCTCCTTTTTAAAATGTGAGGGAAATCTGCTGAGGATTGGAGATCGCTGTTGGGATCTGGACCGCAAGCGAAACGTCTATCTCATCGGTGCGGGAAAGGCGTGCAACGCCATGGCCATGGCGGTGGAGGATGCGCTGGGCGAGCGCCTGACCGATGGGATCGCGGTGGTCAAAATTCTGGAGCCCGGGGACCGGTTTGTGCGTACCAGGGTTCGGATTGGCGGACATCCGATTCCCAACCAGGCCGGCTACGAGGCCTGCCTGGAGATTTTGGACCTCATTGACCGGGCTGGACCGGAGGATCTATTCCTGTGCGTGATGAGTGGAGGCTCATCGGCACTGATGAGCTGTCCGGTGGACGGAATTTCCCTAGAGGATGAGCAAAAGACCACGGATATTCTGCTGAAATCCGGCGCTGGAATCCTGGAGATCAACGCGGTGCGCCGCCACATCTCCCGCATGAACGGAGGCAGGATGGCCCAGCGGATTGCGGACCGGGGAGCGGAACTCATCGGCTTCAACATCAGCGATTCCGTGTCCAATCCGCCCACCAGGGACATTTCCATACCTTGGGAGCACTACTACGGCACGCCCATGGGCCCGGACCAGACCACCCTTCAGGACGCTCTGGCCTGCATCGAAAAGTACAATCTCCACAGCCGCCTGCCGGCGTCCGTAACCCGGTATCTCGCCTCCTGTGGCCCTGCCGGCGAGACACCCAAGGCCTTTCCCCAAAATACATACTATCAAATCAACACCTTGCCGGACAGCGCTGCGGCCGCACAGCGCGCAGCGGAACAGCTGGGCCTGCGCGCGGTGGTGCTCTCTACCTTCATCGAGGGAGAGGCCAAGGATATGGGGACGCTCATGGCCTCCATCGCCAGAGAAATACAGGCCTATCACCGCCCGGTGCCGCCCCCCTGCGCCCTCATATCCGTAGGGGAGTCGGTCACCACCATTTCGGAGGACTGTGTTATTACCGGGCACGGCGGACCGTCCCAGGAGATGGCGCTCAGCTTTGCGGTGTCCGCCACAAAAACCAGGGGTGCCTGTCTGCTCTCCATTGATACCGAGGGGACGGACGGCACCACCGTATGCGCGGGCGGCATCACCGATTCCGACAGCCTAGCGGATATGGAGAGAGCCGGCGTGGACATCTACGGCGCTCTGCGGGGGCATGCCAGCTTTGAGGCGCTCTCCGCTGCGGGCTGCGTAGTCATGACCGGTAATACCGGCACCAACCTGTGTGATCTGAATATTATGTATGTACCCGTTCCAGAGAAGGAAGAGGAGAAATGATGATGAATACTGTAATTCAGAAAATTTCCGCCCGTCAGGTACTGGACTGCAAAGCGAGACCCATGCTGGAGGTGGACGTGTTTACGCAGGACGGCAGCATGGGCCGGGGCGCCGCGCCCACCGGAACCTCGGTAGGAGCCCACGAGGCATTTGTCCTCCGGGACTATGATGTAAACGAGTTTAACGGCTTGAGTGTCCACAAGGCCGTAAATACAGTGGAAACGGTCATTGCTCCGGCACTGCTTGGAATGGATGCAGCCGATCAGCGGGCAATTGACCAGCGTATGCTGGAACTGGACGGAACGGAGAACAAAGAGCGACTGGGCGGCAACTCCATTTACAGCGTCTCCATTGCCTGCCTGCGCGCTGCGGCTGCTGCCCACAAGATGCCGGTGTACCGCTATCTTCGGGGCGGAGTGCTGACCAACATCCCCCTGCCTACCTTCAATGTAATTAACGGCGGACGTTATCCCCAGCTGACTCAGCCCTTTAACGAATTCATGCTGGCCCCCTGGAAGGCCGACTCGGTGGAGGAGGCCGTGGAACTGGCGGTGAAGGTCTATCAACGCCTGGAACAGGTGATTAGCCGGTATTTGGGAGGCAAAAAGCCCTTCCTGGGCGGGTCCTACGGCTGGGCAGCTCCCAGCGATGATCCCGATGTTGTCCTGCAACTGATGGCTCAGGCAGTGGAGGAGTGCGGCTGCGCGGATAAAATGGCCTACTGCTTGGATTGCGCCTCCAGCGAAATGTACGACAGACACACGGACACCTATCTCTACGGCTCCCGCCGGGTCTCTCGAGAGGAGCTGATCGACCACGCCGCCGAGCTGATTCGGAAGTATCCCATCTTGTTCATTGAGGATCTGCTGGCAGAGGACGATTGGGATGGATTTGTTCAGGCCCATCAGAAGCTGAA
This window harbors:
- a CDS encoding hydroxypyruvate reductase: MGKKIKNRSELLSHGHRHSRQTVLDITDAALEELDAYGRIRSFLKCEGNLLRIGDRCWDLDRKRNVYLIGAGKACNAMAMAVEDALGERLTDGIAVVKILEPGDRFVRTRVRIGGHPIPNQAGYEACLEILDLIDRAGPEDLFLCVMSGGSSALMSCPVDGISLEDEQKTTDILLKSGAGILEINAVRRHISRMNGGRMAQRIADRGAELIGFNISDSVSNPPTRDISIPWEHYYGTPMGPDQTTLQDALACIEKYNLHSRLPASVTRYLASCGPAGETPKAFPQNTYYQINTLPDSAAAAQRAAEQLGLRAVVLSTFIEGEAKDMGTLMASIAREIQAYHRPVPPPCALISVGESVTTISEDCVITGHGGPSQEMALSFAVSATKTRGACLLSIDTEGTDGTTVCAGGITDSDSLADMERAGVDIYGALRGHASFEALSAAGCVVMTGNTGTNLCDLNIMYVPVPEKEEEK
- a CDS encoding enolase, with the translated sequence MMMNTVIQKISARQVLDCKARPMLEVDVFTQDGSMGRGAAPTGTSVGAHEAFVLRDYDVNEFNGLSVHKAVNTVETVIAPALLGMDAADQRAIDQRMLELDGTENKERLGGNSIYSVSIACLRAAAAAHKMPVYRYLRGGVLTNIPLPTFNVINGGRYPQLTQPFNEFMLAPWKADSVEEAVELAVKVYQRLEQVISRYLGGKKPFLGGSYGWAAPSDDPDVVLQLMAQAVEECGCADKMAYCLDCASSEMYDRHTDTYLYGSRRVSREELIDHAAELIRKYPILFIEDLLAEDDWDGFVQAHQKLKGVKLIGDDFIVTNRRRLQKAYERHALDGFILKPNQVGTITEALDTHAYAQSKGLLTIPSGRSGGAVGDIVADLALALEAPISKNGAPKSGERLDKINSLLRASSDNPASHLWNLTEVFYPLCLQHA